DNA from Leptospira mayottensis 200901116:
AGGAATTTTTAAACCAACTTCTGAGCTTCTCCGTACTTGGACTTGCGGGAGGACTTACAGGAATTGGATTCTATCAGGCACATAAAAAGCTAAAAGTGATTTCGGTGGATGTCTTTGAGAAAAACTTACATTCTTCTTTGGACGGGTTCAGGATTGTTCAAATTTCGGACGTTCATATCGGACCTACAATCAAAAAGCGTTTTTTAGAATCTGTCGTAAAAGCCGTGAACGAACTTAAGCCCGATTTGATTGCGATTACGGGAGATCTGGTCGATGGTCCGGTAAGTAAACTCGCTCATCATATCACTCCTCTTGCCGATCTCAAATCCAAACATGGAACTTTTTTCGTGACCGGAAATCATGAGTATTATTCAGGGGCTCTTTCTTGGATTCGTGAATTGAAAAAACATAACATTCAGGTTTTATTAAACGAAAATCAAATTCTGAAACATGGAAAAGCGAATCTAACTCTCGCCGGTGTCACCGATCTCAAAGCGGGATCTATCCTTGTGGAGCATAAAACAGATCCATACCAGGCGATGAAGGGCGGAGAAAAAACGGATTACAAAATTCTACTCGCACATCAACCGAACAGCGTCTTTGAAGGGGCCGATGCGGGATTCAATCTTCAGTTGTCGGGACATACACATGGAGGACAGTATTTTCCGGGGAATCTACTTATCTATCTCGCGCAGAAGTTTGTTGCGGGACTCCATAAACATAAGGACACTTGGATCTATGTGAGCCGAGGAACGGGGTATTGGGGGCCTCCAATTCGACTTGGGGCGCCTTCTGAAATCAGTTTGATTCGATTGAAGAAAAATTCTTAAGAACTAAATCTTTTGAAACCGGAGTCAATTTCCGATATTTAAAGAAGGGACTTTAAATGGAGGAAGGCTTCGAATCCAATCGGAAGATAATTTTCACGTTAGGAGTCATTCTGCTTTTATGCTTTGTCTTAGCGGATTGTGGTAAGAAAAACAAAGTAACTTCTAAAAAGGAAAATGCCAAAACATCGAGCTCTCAAAAGAAGAGTGATCTTGATTTGGAGCCTGAACTGAAAGAAAGGAGATTCTTTCAAGAAGACGCGTTCGGCCAACCTAAAAAGTACGTGGAGCCGGAAAAATCGTATAAGGAATCCTATCAATCTCCCAAGAAAGAAACCAAATCGATTTCGTCTTATCTCGGATCCACTCCCGGATGTAAGAACGGGAATTGTAAAAACGGACTAGGTATTTACGTATATGATACCGGAGAGGTATATTCCGGAAGTTTCAAAAATGATAAGCGACATGGATACGGAGACATACTCTACCAAGACGGAGACAGATATTCTGGATACTTTCAAAACGATAAGAAGGTGGGGACGGGGACGTATTGGTTTGCAAACGGTTCCGTGTTCAGCGGAAGATTCTACGACGATGGAGAAAGTGCGGAAGGTTACTTAACTATCGGTAAGAAAAGGAAGGAATGTTCCATTATCCGAAACAAACTAAACTGTCACGGGTAAACTTTTGGCGAACCTAACCGAGCGATTTATAAAAGCGAGGTTTTTGAGTTTGCTCTCACCTCCGGTCGATTGATCCGGCTTGATCTCTACCGCAGTTTTTGAAATGGATTGTCAGATAAATTGAAAAACAAAGTATTCTAATCGATTGTTTTGTACTTTGGCATCATATATGCAACTTTTTTACTTTAGAGCTTGTTCTAAGACCTTAGAATGTAAGAACTCTTAAGAAAGTTTAACAACAATCAAATCCGTTAGAAAGTCCATCAATTTCCAAAGGAACGTAATTTGTGGGAAGTTTTATTGCGAAATTTATCGAATGATTGTAGCTGATTTTTCTTAAAGTGTTGAATAGCTCTTTTGTATGGAACTTATAGCCTGTCTCAAAACCTCAGAATATAGGAACCTCGACGAAAACTTAACAGTTATAAAATATACTCGAAAGCTCGTAAATTACCAAAGGAGCATAAATTGGTGGCAACTTCTATATTTTATTACGAACTTACTGAATCATTGTCACTAAGGTTTTTAAGACAGGCTCTTAATTCGAAGAATTGAACTTTGATTTTAAGTAGTAGGTAGAAAATTTTTGAGACCCGGGTTCTATTTTTGTTCTAAAGCAGCGGTATTCAGGTCTGTTTGTTTTGTGTCCGTCATCTTCATCAATCGATCGATGATATCATTAACGTTCACGCCAAATTTCTCGAAGATATGGTTTTTTGCGAGTTCGTAACGAAGAATATCTATGTTCAGTTGAATTTTAGCCTGAGTTACTTGTAATTCGGATTGGATAACGTTATCCAACGCGGTTTTTACTGCGACTGCAGTAAATCTTCCCTGACGAAAACGTTCTGAAAGACCTCTATAGAATTTATTGGCTTCTTCCTTTCTTTTTTTAGTACCTTCGAGAATATCTTTTCCTGCTAAGATCGCCGCATAACGATTTTCTAATTCTTCTTTGATGGAAAGTTTCAATTCCGCTTCTTTTTTTTCTAAATTTTCCACATCCAACTTCGCATTTCGAATATCTGCTTTGATGCCTTTATCCCAAAGCGGATAAGAAAACTGAAAAGCCGCATATGCTTCCGGATATTTAAAGGAAGCAATTCCTCGATTTGTATCCGTGACATTTTGCTGGGGAGAAACGATGTTTTGCCCTCTAGTGGAATAGGCGCCTGAAAGTTTCAAAGAAGGCATGTCTTCGGCTTCTTTGATTTTCAAATTGAGTTCCGCAATTTCCCTTTGTTTCTTAAGGTTTTTTAGATCGGTTCTGTGTTCTAAAGCGTAGATATAATCTTTTTCCACGTTAAAATCCGTTGGAACATTCTCTTGAAGGTCGGTAACACCTTCGATTTTAGAGGAGGGATCGGCGTTTAAAATTCGAATCAAATTTCTTTCCGCTTCTTTACGGGAAACCTTCGCCTTTTCTAAATTTCCGGCAGTTTGAGAAAGAATGGAGTTCCAAAGGTTGACTTCAAAACCTTCGGAAAGACCTAAATTTCGTTTTCTTGTGGTTAAATCGCGTATGTTTCTCGTGTTGGATTCTAGATCTTGTAAAGTTTTTACGTTCGAATCGTAGATGTTTAAACTCCAGTATTGAATTAAGGTTTGAACTACGAGTTGGGAAAGAATATAAATCAGCTCTTCTCTTTTGATCACCGTGTTTTGTCTTAAAATGGCCTCTCTTTCCTTCTGAGTTTTTCCGAAGCTGTACTTTAAAATTTCCTGACTAAGAGTGATCGTCAAAGCGCTCGTATATTGTGGGGGAATAGCGAGTATAGCTAAGCTTGAAGGAGTTGTACGAGGATCTTCGAAGGCGCTTGAATCGAAACGAGTGGTGCTCGCTTCCAATTTCACATAAGTTCCTGTTTTAAAATTTTTTTCGATACCTACGCTGAGCTTATCTTGGCTCTGTTTAGTTCCTAAAAAGATGTTGTTTCTATTGTTGGGAAGAGTTGTTTTAAAGATAGTGATTCCACCGATCAGATTCCAAGTAAATTGGGATTCGTTTTTGAGCTCTCCTCCGTCCGCTTTTACGTACTCCATCTTTGCGTTTTGAATCGTAATGTTCTTTTCGAGCACATGATTGACTGCGTCTTTCAGAGTCAGACGAAGTACATTTTTGAAGTCTCCGGGATTCCCTTTTTCTTCTACAATGACTTCCTTAGGTAGGATATCTTCTCCAGATGTAGGCTGAATTATTGTAAAAAAAATGATTCCTAGAATAAGAAAAGTTCCAAATTTTCCATAAGTACCTTCTTTTTTGTGCTCCATGTAAGCGCCCACTTAATGGACATGGTTGGAATTAGGAAGATTTTTAGAAATCGAAAAATAGATTTTATGAGTCTAAAAGAGAGTAATTCAATGCAATTCAGCACCCGTAGTCCGAATCGACTTTCAAAAGAAAAAAGTCCTTATCTCCAACAACATGCGTATAATCCGGTGGATTGGTTTCCATGGGGTGAGGAAGCCTTAACCAAAGCAAAGGAACAGGACAAACTCATTTTTTTATCCATAGGCTATGCGACCTGCCACTGGTGTCATGTTATGGAAAAAGAATCCTTTGAGAACCAAATGGTCGCGGATTATCTCAATTCTCATTTTGTATCAATCAAAGTGGATCGTGAAGAACGACCCGATATCGACCGGATTTATATGGATGCGTTACACGCTATGGACCAACAAGGTGGTTGGCCTCTTAATATTTTTTTGACTCCGGATGGAAAGCCGATTACTGGAGGAACCTATTTTCCTCCCGAACCCATGTATGGAAGAAAAAGTTTTTTAGAAGTTTTGAATATTCTTAGAAAGGTTTGGAATGAGAAACGACAGGAATTGATCGCAGCGTCTTCCGAACTATCTCAATATTTGAAAGATTCCGGAGAAAGACGGACCATAGAAAAGCAAGAAGGAAGTCTACCCTCGGAGAATTGTTTTGATTCTGGATTTTCTCTTTACGAAAGTTATTATGACGCCGAGTTCGGAGGATTTAAAACCAATCATGTCAATAAGTTTCCTCCAAGCATGGGACTTTCGTTTTTGCTTCGATATCATCGTTCTTCCGGAAATCCAAGGGCTTTGGAGATGGTGGAGAATACGCTCCTTGCAATGAAACAAGGAGGAATCTACGATCAGGTGGGAGGTGGACTTTGTCGTTATTCTACGGATTTTTATTGGATGGTTCCGCATTTTGAAAAGATGCTCTATGATAATTCTCTCTTTTTGGAAACTCTAGTGGAATGTTCTCAGGTTTCTAAAAAAATTTCTGCCAAATCCTTTGCACTTGATGTAATTTCCTATCTGCATCGGGATATGAGAATTGTCGACGGGGGAATCTGTAGTGCGGAGGATGCAGATTCCGAAGGCAAAGAAGGGCTTTTTTATATCTGGGGTCTTGAAGAATTCCGGGAAGTTTGCGGAGAGGATTCTCGAATTTTGGAGAAATTTTGGAATGTAACGGAAAAGGGAAACTTCGAAGGAAAAAATATTCTGTATGAAAGTTATCGTAGCGAAGCTACAAAACTTTCCGAAGAAGAATGGAAACAGATCGATTCTGTTTTGGAAAGAGGTAGAGCCAAACTTCTGGAAAGAAGAAACAAAAGAGTTCGTCCTCTGCGAGACGATAAAATTCTTACTTCTTGGAACGGACTTTATATCAAAGCTCTTACAAAGGCAGGTGTTGCGTTTCAGAGGGAAGACTTTTTGAGACTCGCGGAAGAGACGTATTCTTTTATCGAAAGAAATCTGATCGATCCGAGCGGAAGAATGTTACGTCGATTTAGGGACGGAGAATCGGGTATATTAGGATATAGTAATGATTACGCGGAGATGATCACTTCTTCGATCGCTTTGTTTGAAGCGGGGCGTGGAATTCGTTATTTGAAAAACGCGGTTCTTTGGATGGAAGAGGCGATTCGTTTGTTCCGTTCCCCGGCGGGTGTGTTCTTCGATGCAGGAAGCGACGGCGAAGTTCTTTTGCGGAGGAGTGTGGACGGTTACGATGGTGTAGAACCTTCCGCGAACAGTTCTCTTGCTTATTCTTTGGTGAAACTGTCCTTGTTCGGAATCGATTCGGTTCGTTATCGTAAATTCGCCGAATCAATCTTTTTGTATTTTACGAAAGAATTATCCACTAATTCTCTCAGTTATCCACATTTGCTTTCGGCTTACTGGACTTACAGACATCATTCCAAAGAAATCGTTTTGATTCGTAAGGATTCGGATTCCGGAAAGGATCTTTTAGCTGAGATTCAAACCAAATTTTTACCCGATTCGGTTTTTGCTGTTATAAACGAGGACGAGTTGGAAGAGGCGAGAAAACTTTCAACTTTGTTCGACTCAAGAGACAGCGGAGGAAACGCACTCGTTTATATTTGTGAGAATTTTTCCTGTAAACTCCCGGTGAGTCATCTTGCGGATCTGAAAAAGTGGATCGAATGATTGGATATTTAGGATCGTCTCAAAAATTTGGAAAGAAATCATCGAATTGCGGGCAATGTACGGCAACAACTCTCGGGCATTTTGACAAACGTTCAAAGTATCGGAATAACCTAAGCGACTCGTTTTGAAAAAGCTTTCCGACGAAACCGCTTGACTCCAAAGAAGATTCACGAACATTGGAAGGACCACGCGCGAGTATGGTGAAATTGGTAGACACGCCAGATTTAGGTTCTGGTGCAGAAATGTGTGGGGGTTCGAGTCCCTCTACTCGCAATTTTATTTTTTCAATTGTTTCGTTTTGTAAGAATACGCTTCAACCTTGTCGAAACTTTACAAACTCTCCGATTTAAAAAGGATTCATTGTTTGGCGAGAATTTTCACGGTTCTTTCCAAATCATCTCGATGTTGTTTGAGATCTTTTTTAAGAAGAGCGGGAATCTCTTTTTGTTCTTTGAGAAAACGATTCGTTTTGTCCACGAGGGTCTGATTCGGTTCCAAACTTGGAAATAAGAGATTTCCAAATGCGGAAGAAAAATGGGAATCGCGGTCTTTATAAATTCTGATCACGGATTCAAAGTATAAATTCTCGTAATCTTTTAGGATGTCTTCCTGATGATCCCAATAAAAACCCCTCATTCCATAGCGGAGCATATCCGTGGAATGTTTTGTATTAGGATCGGTAAATTCTTTCCAAGCGGCAGATTTCGATTTTGGATCGGGATACGCGACTCTAGCCCCGTATGCTTTTTTCGCCCCAAGATCGGATGTGTCTGCTTTTTCCTCTTTTGCAATGAGGTCTAACGCGTTCTTATCTCCAAATGCGGAAAGCCTCGTTAAAATACTCCATCTTCTTTCTTGGTCGATTTTAATCCCGGAGATTATGATCTTTCCGTCTAAAAGGTCCTTTAAGTAAGAAAGTTGATTTGGAGTTCTGGATGTACTTTCAAGTATTCTATACCAGACGATTTTTTCCTCTTCCGTGATGGAAGGATTTTCAAGTCCGTTCTTAGCTAGTTCGTTTAGCTTTGCGGACCATTCTTCCTTGTATTCCTTCTTCAGGTAATTCGAGGTGATGGAGGAGGCCTTGGTCAAGATATGACTGCTTCGAACGGAAAGATCTTTTTCGTGAATTCCCTGTTGAAACACAAGTTCCAAAAAATCCTTGGGAGAAATTTCCGCGTCGCGCGTCATCTGCCACAGAGAGCCCCAGAGAATTCTTCTCGCAAAACGGTCCTTCAGTTTATTCAAAGAAGTTTTTAAGAGAAGAATTTCGTCTTTCGAAAGATAGGTCTTTGCATATGCGTAGTCGTTTGTATTTAACACTACGATCTCGGAAGATCCAGATATATGTTTGTCGGGGTTTGTCGTTTTTACGACGGATTTTTGCATCTTTGGGTTTTTGCTTATATGAAAATCCGCATTTTGAAACAAGCTATAAGGGAGAATAGTTTCTTGTCCTTTGACATCGATCCTACTTTTCCAGGCAGCTTCGAAAAATTCTCCTTTGAGGGTAAAGATTGTTACTTCCAAAGCGTGTGTTCTGTAAAGACCGTTTTTTTCTGAGGGTAATTGTCGGATCAACAAATGTTCCTGTCTCCATTCTGGAAGAAGCGTGTTCACTCCGGTCGTATCGAGCCATTCCTTGCTCCAATCACGGATATCGATTCCGGAAATTTCGGACATCGTATCTAAAAAGTCTGTTTGAACTGTGTTCGAATTCGCGAATTTTCGAAAGTATTTTCGCATCGCGTTCCGAAACGTGTCTTCCCCGATATAATACATCAGCTGACGAAGTACAGAAGCCCCTTTGGAATAGGAGATTCCGTCAAAGTTGCTTATTGCGTCTAACGTGTTTTCTGCGTTTCCCGCTATGGGATGGGTCGTGGAGAGTTGGTCTTCTCTGTAAGCCCATTCTTCTCGAACATAAAAGTGTTCGAGAGCGTCCGGAAATAATTTTCCGTGAGACATTGCGTAATAGGAAAGATAATCGGCAAAACTTTCGTTTAACCAAAGGTCGTTCCACCATTTCATCGTAACCAAATTGCCAAACCACATATGAACCATCTCGTGATAGATTGTATTGGCTCTTCCGAGATATTCGGAATAAATACGGGGACTTCTAAAAATGTAATGTTCCGAAAAGGTAACGGCTCCCACGTTTTCCATAGCGCCCATGTTAAACTCCGGAACAAAAATCTGATCGTATTTTCCGTACGGATACGGAAGATCGAAGTAAGATTCTAAAAATCCAAAGGATTCTTTTGTGATCGCAAAAAGGTTCTTCGCATCTAGATACTTGGCGAGGGATTTTCTGCACAGAATTCTTAATGGGACGTTTTTATAATGGTCTTCCCAGACCTCGTAAGGACCGGCGATTAAAGCGAACAAATACGTGGAAAACAGAGCGGTTTTCTGAAAACGAATTTCGATTTTTTCTTTTTCGATTTGTTCTTTAGAAGGAAGAGTGTTGTGAACGTATTTCCATTCTTTCGGTCCGACGAGGGAAAGCTCATACGTCGCTTTCAAGTCGGGCTGATCGAAACACGGAAACATTCGGTGTGCTTCGAAAGGTTCGAAATCCGTGTGGAGATATTCGGAGCCGTCGGAAGGATCTTGGAATTGATGAAATCCTGAACCGCTGTGGTTGTAGTCGTTTGTATAACGAATCCTAATTTCATTCTTTCCGGGTTTTAAGGATTCTTGCGGAAGATCCAGGAAAGAATCGGTTTTCGAGTAATTGAAGAACTCCTTCAATTCTTTTCCGTTTAACAAAAATACTTCGATCTTCTTCGAGACAAAGTCTATTTTGAGTTTTCCTTTCCCCTTTCCGGTATAAAAAAATGAAATTTTAGTTTCTCCCTGATATGTGGAAGAACCTGCTTCGAGGTCTAAATGAATTTCGTAACTGACCTGGTCGATCAGCTCTGCCCTCTTGACGGCTTCTGCTTGGGTAAGTAAATTGGGAGCATCCATCGGTTCCTTCTTTAATATTCAAAAATAGGAATATTCTAAAATATAATTAGTTTCTGGGTCTCGTTCTGTAACAGCTGCAACGCGGTCCGCAGAAAATGTTGCGCTTGAATTCGGAGAATGAAATAACCATAGTCGATGGGACGACTCTTTGTAAAGCAAAGAAACTCTAAGTGTGGACTCGGGCGAACTTCTTTAAACTCGATGAAACACTTTTTGTTGAACGTTTTTTTATTTTTACTTTCAAAAGAGTGGGACCATGACGATCCTCTTAAGGGTTTTTCTCCGAAAACTGTGGGCATCTCCCTGTAAATTTTATTACGGAATGAAATCTCCGGACAAATTCTCCTGTCACAAGAACCATGGGTCTACAAATGAAAAGCCACTTATAAAAATTTTTACAAAACTTTCATCTAACCGTTGTTTGTGTTTGTTGGGTTGTCCGATTTTAATATTAGGTCTTTAAAGAATATCCTTCAACTGCATTTTTCGAAGCCGGGGAGCGATTGTTCCTACAAATCCCACGGTTAAGAGAGTCAGAATTCCACCTACGACGATTGATCTTCGGATTCCGAGCCATTCCGCGGTAACACCTGATTCGAATTCTCCGATTTCGTTCGAAGAACCGATAAAGATATAATTTACTGCGGAAACTCTCCCTCTCATATGATCCGGAGTGTGCATCTGAACAATTGTGTGACGAATCACTACGCTGACCATGTCGAACGCACCTGCGGCTGCAAGACAGAAAAACGAAATTCTATAATCGTTGGAAAGCCCGAAAAAAATGATACAAATCCCGAAGCCAAACACACAAGACAGAAGGATCCAACCGGAATGTTTTTTAGGCGGCCTCGCGGCGATAAAAAAGGCACATAAAACAGCTCCGACTCCTTGGGCCGAACGAAGAATTCCGAAAATCTCGGGGCTTTGTCCCAGAATTTTTTCCGTAAAAGAAGGGAGAAGCGCAACCGCTCCTCCGAAAAGGACCGCAAACAAATCCAAAGAGATTGCACCGAGGATGATCTGGTGTGTGGAAACGAATTTCCAACCGGAACTTAAACTTTCCCAGATGTTTTCGCTTGATTCCGGTTTTTCAGGAACGGGTTTTCCTTTTACAAGTAACATCAAAATCAAACCGAAACTCATCAAAATAAGGTCTACCGAATATGCAAAGTAAAGACCAAGGACGATCAACATTCCTCCCATAAGGGGGCCGAGGACCAAGGAGGTCTGCCAGGCGATTCCACTCCAGGTCGC
Protein-coding regions in this window:
- a CDS encoding metallophosphoesterase, with protein sequence MENQISRFLVFLSVFTLIIGSGYVYTGFRLIPSLSTQNWISWFAWTLIFLCTLSIPVSYYISLTSKREGIQTAFSYLAFTGLGFFTILFSLVLLKDITAVSLYGLTKFFPDSDSNDSGAGELVQRKEFLNQLLSFSVLGLAGGLTGIGFYQAHKKLKVISVDVFEKNLHSSLDGFRIVQISDVHIGPTIKKRFLESVVKAVNELKPDLIAITGDLVDGPVSKLAHHITPLADLKSKHGTFFVTGNHEYYSGALSWIRELKKHNIQVLLNENQILKHGKANLTLAGVTDLKAGSILVEHKTDPYQAMKGGEKTDYKILLAHQPNSVFEGADAGFNLQLSGHTHGGQYFPGNLLIYLAQKFVAGLHKHKDTWIYVSRGTGYWGPPIRLGAPSEISLIRLKKNS
- a CDS encoding MORN repeat protein, which produces MEEGFESNRKIIFTLGVILLLCFVLADCGKKNKVTSKKENAKTSSSQKKSDLDLEPELKERRFFQEDAFGQPKKYVEPEKSYKESYQSPKKETKSISSYLGSTPGCKNGNCKNGLGIYVYDTGEVYSGSFKNDKRHGYGDILYQDGDRYSGYFQNDKKVGTGTYWFANGSVFSGRFYDDGESAEGYLTIGKKRKECSIIRNKLNCHG
- a CDS encoding TolC family protein; amino-acid sequence: MEHKKEGTYGKFGTFLILGIIFFTIIQPTSGEDILPKEVIVEEKGNPGDFKNVLRLTLKDAVNHVLEKNITIQNAKMEYVKADGGELKNESQFTWNLIGGITIFKTTLPNNRNNIFLGTKQSQDKLSVGIEKNFKTGTYVKLEASTTRFDSSAFEDPRTTPSSLAILAIPPQYTSALTITLSQEILKYSFGKTQKEREAILRQNTVIKREELIYILSQLVVQTLIQYWSLNIYDSNVKTLQDLESNTRNIRDLTTRKRNLGLSEGFEVNLWNSILSQTAGNLEKAKVSRKEAERNLIRILNADPSSKIEGVTDLQENVPTDFNVEKDYIYALEHRTDLKNLKKQREIAELNLKIKEAEDMPSLKLSGAYSTRGQNIVSPQQNVTDTNRGIASFKYPEAYAAFQFSYPLWDKGIKADIRNAKLDVENLEKKEAELKLSIKEELENRYAAILAGKDILEGTKKRKEEANKFYRGLSERFRQGRFTAVAVKTALDNVIQSELQVTQAKIQLNIDILRYELAKNHIFEKFGVNVNDIIDRLMKMTDTKQTDLNTAALEQK
- a CDS encoding thioredoxin domain-containing protein, translated to MQFSTRSPNRLSKEKSPYLQQHAYNPVDWFPWGEEALTKAKEQDKLIFLSIGYATCHWCHVMEKESFENQMVADYLNSHFVSIKVDREERPDIDRIYMDALHAMDQQGGWPLNIFLTPDGKPITGGTYFPPEPMYGRKSFLEVLNILRKVWNEKRQELIAASSELSQYLKDSGERRTIEKQEGSLPSENCFDSGFSLYESYYDAEFGGFKTNHVNKFPPSMGLSFLLRYHRSSGNPRALEMVENTLLAMKQGGIYDQVGGGLCRYSTDFYWMVPHFEKMLYDNSLFLETLVECSQVSKKISAKSFALDVISYLHRDMRIVDGGICSAEDADSEGKEGLFYIWGLEEFREVCGEDSRILEKFWNVTEKGNFEGKNILYESYRSEATKLSEEEWKQIDSVLERGRAKLLERRNKRVRPLRDDKILTSWNGLYIKALTKAGVAFQREDFLRLAEETYSFIERNLIDPSGRMLRRFRDGESGILGYSNDYAEMITSSIALFEAGRGIRYLKNAVLWMEEAIRLFRSPAGVFFDAGSDGEVLLRRSVDGYDGVEPSANSSLAYSLVKLSLFGIDSVRYRKFAESIFLYFTKELSTNSLSYPHLLSAYWTYRHHSKEIVLIRKDSDSGKDLLAEIQTKFLPDSVFAVINEDELEEARKLSTLFDSRDSGGNALVYICENFSCKLPVSHLADLKKWIE
- a CDS encoding M1 family aminopeptidase, yielding MDAPNLLTQAEAVKRAELIDQVSYEIHLDLEAGSSTYQGETKISFFYTGKGKGKLKIDFVSKKIEVFLLNGKELKEFFNYSKTDSFLDLPQESLKPGKNEIRIRYTNDYNHSGSGFHQFQDPSDGSEYLHTDFEPFEAHRMFPCFDQPDLKATYELSLVGPKEWKYVHNTLPSKEQIEKEKIEIRFQKTALFSTYLFALIAGPYEVWEDHYKNVPLRILCRKSLAKYLDAKNLFAITKESFGFLESYFDLPYPYGKYDQIFVPEFNMGAMENVGAVTFSEHYIFRSPRIYSEYLGRANTIYHEMVHMWFGNLVTMKWWNDLWLNESFADYLSYYAMSHGKLFPDALEHFYVREEWAYREDQLSTTHPIAGNAENTLDAISNFDGISYSKGASVLRQLMYYIGEDTFRNAMRKYFRKFANSNTVQTDFLDTMSEISGIDIRDWSKEWLDTTGVNTLLPEWRQEHLLIRQLPSEKNGLYRTHALEVTIFTLKGEFFEAAWKSRIDVKGQETILPYSLFQNADFHISKNPKMQKSVVKTTNPDKHISGSSEIVVLNTNDYAYAKTYLSKDEILLLKTSLNKLKDRFARRILWGSLWQMTRDAEISPKDFLELVFQQGIHEKDLSVRSSHILTKASSITSNYLKKEYKEEWSAKLNELAKNGLENPSITEEEKIVWYRILESTSRTPNQLSYLKDLLDGKIIISGIKIDQERRWSILTRLSAFGDKNALDLIAKEEKADTSDLGAKKAYGARVAYPDPKSKSAAWKEFTDPNTKHSTDMLRYGMRGFYWDHQEDILKDYENLYFESVIRIYKDRDSHFSSAFGNLLFPSLEPNQTLVDKTNRFLKEQKEIPALLKKDLKQHRDDLERTVKILAKQ
- a CDS encoding MFS transporter; its protein translation is MTQAKTKHDPFQALKISDYRFFLFGKFMVTLSISIQTTVVGWQMYHLTGSNLHVGFIGLAEAIPSITMALFSGLVIDSFPRKRIVTSALGLLSICSLLLLALVFPNMSWILRESGVYPIYGVIFLSGIARGFLNPATAAFQTQLVDKETFPNAATWSGIAWQTSLVLGPLMGGMLIVLGLYFAYSVDLILMSFGLILMLLVKGKPVPEKPESSENIWESLSSGWKFVSTHQIILGAISLDLFAVLFGGAVALLPSFTEKILGQSPEIFGILRSAQGVGAVLCAFFIAARPPKKHSGWILLSCVFGFGICIIFFGLSNDYRISFFCLAAAGAFDMVSVVIRHTIVQMHTPDHMRGRVSAVNYIFIGSSNEIGEFESGVTAEWLGIRRSIVVGGILTLLTVGFVGTIAPRLRKMQLKDIL